ACGATCTCAAGAAGATCGGTTATGAAATGGGCGGCGCACCGGCGCCGATCAAGCTGAGCGATGAAATTGTCGGCGTCGTGGAATACCGGGACGGAACGGTGATTGATGTCATCCGGCGGCCGGTTTTATAGTTGTTCGCAGACAGCAACGGGAAAAGGGTGAAACTATGTTCGGCAGCTGTGAAATTGAGAGAGTGGACCTGAAGAATGCCGGGCAGGTTGCCGCAGTGCGCACGTTCCTGGCCCGGTTTGGGCTGTCTTATGATGAGGACGTTGAATATACAATCAATCTGCGGCTGCACGGAAACCTGGCAGGCACCGGTTCTTTCAAGGGGGAAATCCTGCGCAATATTGCCGTCGACGAATCCGTTCAGGGCGCGGGATTCACTGCGACTATCGTCTCGGAACTGATGCAGGAGCAAGCCCGGCGGGGCCGGATGCATTATTTTATTTTCACAAAGCCGGCTAAAGCGCATTTATTCGGCAATCTGGGCTTTGTGGAAATCTGCCGGGCTGAACCCTATGCAGCTTTGCTGGAAACAGGACTGGGGTCTGTCGGCGCCTATTGCGCCGAAATTGCCCAAAAGGCGGCCCACATAGCCCATATCCAAGGGCCTCGCGCTGCGGTGGTCGTAAACTGCAATCCTTTTACCCTGGGCCACTTGGCGCTGATCGAGAAAGCAGCCGGAGAAAACGCCGCGGTGATTGTATTCGTGGTCAGCGAAGACCGGTCACTGTTCCCGTTTGACGTACGCTTCAGGCTGGTACGGGAAGGGGTAGCCCACCTGGCGAATGTGGCGGTTGTGCCCGGCGGCAAATACATCATTTCCGCCGCTACCTTTCCCACCTATTTTACCCATGAGGAAGATAAAGTGGTGGCTCAAACCCGGCTGGATATCAATCTGTTTGCCGGAAAAATTGCGCCTAATCTGGGGATTCGGGCCCGCTACATCGGCCGGGAACCATATTGCCCCGTCACAAACGCCTACAATACGGCCATGCTGGACATCCTGCCCGCTCATGGCATTGAAGTAAGGGTGCTCGAGCGGACCCAAATACAGGGCGAGATTGTCAGCGCCTCCAAAGTGCGGGACAGAATCCGGCAGGATGACTGGGAGGTCATACGATCTCTGGTTCCGGCTGTAACGTATCGTTATTTAAGATCGGAAGATGCGAGAGAAATTCTGGAAAAGATACGCAGCTCAGATTCACGGCATTAGCGGCAACAGTCGGAAGAGCCTGCCGCTGAAATCCCGGCACGGGACTTCAGCGGCAGGCTCTGGTTATAAGCAGCGGTCAGGCAGTGCAGGCCACGGGAAGGTTATGGCCGCGCTGACAAGCGATATTCCGCAAAATCCACCTTGACGGCCCTTTTTGCATTCTGCTTGCATAGCGGCAAAAATTAGTGCATACTATAAATTGTATGATTTGCTTTATATGAGTCGGCAGATATGCCGAATACATAATAGGTGGTGTATATATCTTGTCTAACCGGCGTAAACTTTTTTTGGGCGCTGTCGCGTTAGTGCTGATTACTTTTCTTCTAACGTCCGGCGCTTTCTTATTCCTGTTCCAGTCGGGGTCGCTGGATGCAGCCAATATGCTGCGATTGATCCGGGCGGTCAATGTCATCCAGGCTCGTTATATTGAAGAAGTGCCGGTGGAGAAGTTGGTCAGCGGGGCCATTAAAGGCATGGTCCAGTCCCTGGAAGACCCCCATTCCATCTATCTGGACGCCAAGATGTTCAAAGAGTTTATGGTTGAGACTGAAGGCTCTTTTGGCGGCGTAGGCATTGTCGTCGGCGTCAAAGACAAAATTTTAACGGTGGTCTCTCCCATTGAGGGAACTCCCGGCGATAAAGCCGGCATTAAAAGCGGCGATCAGATCATCCAGATCGACGGCAAAGATACCAAAGACCTGCAGCTGGATGAGGCGGTCAGCAAGATCCGCGGCCCGGAAGGCACAAACGTAGTCCTGAGCATTCGCCGCCTGCCGGCGCAGGAAGTGAAAGATTATGTTCTGACCCGTTCCAATATCCAGATCAAAACAGTGGCTTCCAAAATGCTGCCGGACGATATCGGCTATATCCGCATCTCCATGTTCAATGAAAACACCTCACCGGACTTTATTTCTCAATATCGGGACCTGGAGAAGAAAGGCATGAAAGCCATGATTCTGGACCTCAGGGACAATCCGGGGGGGCTTTTGGACCAAAGCGTCAAAGTTTCCGGTCTGATAGTGCCCAAAGGACCGGTAGTGTCGGTTATTACCCGTGACGGACAAAAAGAAACTCATTCCTCTGACCTGGAGACAGTGAAATATCCTCTGGCCGTCTTGGTCAACGGCGGCAGCGCCAGCGCCTCGGAAATTGTGGCCGGAGCGGTCCAGGACACAGGAGCCGGCACTCTGATCGGCACAAAGACCTATGGCAAAGGATCGGTCCAGACCATCATGCGCCTGGATTCCAGTACGGCTGTCAAGCTGACCATTGCCAAATACTATACCCCCAACGGCCGCTCCATTCACGGCACCGGCATTGAACCGGACATTGCGCTCGAATGGCAGGAGCCCGCGCCGGACGTTAAAGATCCTCAGATGGAGAAGGCAGTGGAGGTCTTAAAAAGTAAACTCAGCGGAAAATGATAAAATATCTTGTGTCATAATGATGTGGAAGCGGCGGCATACCGCCGCTTTTGCATTATATCCGGCATTGTTGCAAAAACTCATCTATAGTCTCGAAACAGGGCCTTTTTCAACGGTCTTCTAGGATTTTTTCTCTGTCTATGGTAGGATAATATAGATGATATACAATTCGCTTGCGAAAGGATAAACGCACGAGGTGACGCAATGTTTCCGTTTTACGATATTTTCCTGTCGATTTTGCTGGGAGTGGTTGTGTTATGGCTGCAGCCGATGTTCTGGCTGATGGTAATGCTTGTGGCTTCCCAGTATTACCGCATGCAGCAAAATCAGCTGTATATGTTCGGAGTGATCGGAAGGCCCTGGTGGCGGCAGACGCTGCTGGCGGCGGCTTATGGCACGGTGGGTGGCCTGATCGGCAGTTTGATCCTGATTTTTGTCGGGGTTACCATTAATCAGCTGGGGTTTAACTATATTTGGCCCCTGGCCATTGGTCTGATGCTGATTCACATACGGTTTCTTTGTTTTGCCTATGCCGGTGGATTGGTGGCCCTTTCCAACGTGTTGTTTGGCTGGCCGGAGGTCAATGTACCGCAGGTATTGGCTTTAGTGGCTATTTTGCATATTACCGAAAGCATCCTGATCGCCATCAGCACTCGCTACAGCGCCGTACCGGTTATCCTGCGCCATGAAGGTCGTATCGTCGGCGCCTTTACCCTGCAGAATTTTTGGCCGTTACCCATCATCCTGGCCTATGCCTATGCGGTTCCGGTCCCGGATATCATGGCCATGACCGGCGTCATTGCTACCCCTGACTGGTGGCCGCTGCTGCCGGTAGGAGAACAGCTGCCTCCCGACACGGCATGGTTCCACAAGCTGGCACCGGTGGTAGCGGCTCTGGGCTACAGTGATATGGCGGTGTCCAGCATGCCGGGGATCAGGCGGCGACGGTCGGCGCTGCATCTGTTTTTCTACAGCGCGACTTTATTGGCGGTTTCCCTTTTGTCTGTCCGCTACTCCTGGTTGCAACTAGTGGCGGCCCTGTTGTCCCCTCTGGGCCACGAGGCCCTCATTCGCCTGGACAACCGACAGGAACTTCAGGGAAGG
The Acetonema longum DSM 6540 DNA segment above includes these coding regions:
- the citC gene encoding [citrate (pro-3S)-lyase] ligase, translating into MFGSCEIERVDLKNAGQVAAVRTFLARFGLSYDEDVEYTINLRLHGNLAGTGSFKGEILRNIAVDESVQGAGFTATIVSELMQEQARRGRMHYFIFTKPAKAHLFGNLGFVEICRAEPYAALLETGLGSVGAYCAEIAQKAAHIAHIQGPRAAVVVNCNPFTLGHLALIEKAAGENAAVIVFVVSEDRSLFPFDVRFRLVREGVAHLANVAVVPGGKYIISAATFPTYFTHEEDKVVAQTRLDINLFAGKIAPNLGIRARYIGREPYCPVTNAYNTAMLDILPAHGIEVRVLERTQIQGEIVSASKVRDRIRQDDWEVIRSLVPAVTYRYLRSEDAREILEKIRSSDSRH
- a CDS encoding S41 family peptidase, whose product is MSNRRKLFLGAVALVLITFLLTSGAFLFLFQSGSLDAANMLRLIRAVNVIQARYIEEVPVEKLVSGAIKGMVQSLEDPHSIYLDAKMFKEFMVETEGSFGGVGIVVGVKDKILTVVSPIEGTPGDKAGIKSGDQIIQIDGKDTKDLQLDEAVSKIRGPEGTNVVLSIRRLPAQEVKDYVLTRSNIQIKTVASKMLPDDIGYIRISMFNENTSPDFISQYRDLEKKGMKAMILDLRDNPGGLLDQSVKVSGLIVPKGPVVSVITRDGQKETHSSDLETVKYPLAVLVNGGSASASEIVAGAVQDTGAGTLIGTKTYGKGSVQTIMRLDSSTAVKLTIAKYYTPNGRSIHGTGIEPDIALEWQEPAPDVKDPQMEKAVEVLKSKLSGK